From one Bacteroides fragilis NCTC 9343 genomic stretch:
- the lpxB gene encoding lipid-A-disaccharide synthase yields the protein MKYYLIVGEASGDLHASHLMAALKEEDPEAEFRFFGGDLMAAVGGTMVKHYKELAYMGFIPVLLHLTTIFANMKRCKEDIVAWSPDVVILVDYPGFNLDIAKFVHAKTKIPVYYYISPKIWAWKEYRIKNIKRDVDELFSILPFEVGFFKGHRYPIHYVGNPTVDEVTAFKASHQESFADFIADSELADKPIIALLAGSRKQEIKDNLPDMIRAASAFPGYQLVLAAAPGISPEYYAKFVKGTELAVIFDRTYRLLQQADVALVTSGTATLETALFRVPQVVCYHTPVGKLVSFLRRHILKVKFISLVNLIAGREVVRELVADTMTVENMRAELERLLFREDYRRKMLDGYEEMARLLGPAGAPRHAAREMVKLLKK from the coding sequence ATGAAATATTATCTGATTGTTGGCGAGGCTTCGGGCGATTTGCATGCTTCCCACTTGATGGCTGCACTGAAAGAGGAAGACCCGGAAGCTGAATTTCGCTTCTTTGGCGGTGATTTGATGGCTGCCGTGGGAGGAACAATGGTGAAGCATTATAAAGAGTTGGCCTACATGGGGTTTATCCCTGTGCTGCTACATTTGACGACCATTTTTGCCAACATGAAGAGATGCAAGGAGGACATCGTGGCGTGGTCGCCCGATGTGGTCATTCTGGTGGATTATCCGGGCTTTAATCTCGATATTGCTAAGTTTGTGCATGCGAAAACAAAGATACCGGTTTATTATTATATCTCTCCCAAGATTTGGGCATGGAAAGAGTATCGGATCAAGAATATAAAAAGAGATGTGGACGAGCTTTTTTCCATACTTCCTTTTGAGGTAGGATTTTTCAAGGGACATCGATATCCCATTCATTATGTGGGAAATCCGACGGTAGATGAGGTGACCGCCTTCAAGGCGTCGCATCAGGAGTCCTTTGCCGATTTTATTGCCGATAGTGAATTGGCAGATAAACCTATCATAGCTTTGCTTGCAGGTAGCAGAAAACAGGAGATTAAGGATAATCTGCCCGATATGATCCGGGCTGCTTCAGCTTTTCCCGGTTATCAGCTTGTGCTGGCAGCTGCTCCGGGCATTTCTCCGGAATACTATGCCAAATTTGTAAAAGGAACGGAACTGGCGGTGATTTTTGACCGGACTTATCGTTTGCTCCAACAGGCGGATGTTGCCTTGGTTACTTCCGGTACGGCTACTCTCGAGACAGCTCTTTTCCGTGTTCCTCAGGTGGTTTGTTATCATACTCCGGTGGGCAAATTGGTGTCTTTTCTCCGAAGGCATATTTTGAAGGTGAAGTTTATCTCGTTGGTCAATCTAATTGCCGGACGTGAAGTTGTCAGGGAGTTGGTGGCCGATACGATGACGGTAGAGAATATGCGGGCCGAATTGGAGCGTTTGCTGTTTCGGGAGGATTATCGTCGCAAAATGTTGGACGGTTACGAAGAGATGGCACGGTTACTCGGACCGGCCGGAGCCCCCCGGCATGCAGCTCGTGAAATGGTGAAATTGCTTAAAAAATAG
- a CDS encoding NigD1/NigD2 family lipoprotein codes for MKKIKLLWMAMLTLMLPALQSCDDNDGYSLGDIAVDWATVRVVGGDTYSLNADRWGTLWPAATAIPFYKPIDGQRVITYFNPLYDNYEGYDHAVKVEHNYNVLTKQVEDLTAENESEFGNDPVWVNKDMMWIGGGYLNVIFRQNLPVKEKHLVSLVRDMRATAAEGEDDGYIHLELRYKTYDDVTARQANGAVSFNLNSLDLTGKKGIKVKLNSVKDGETEVVFNLKGQSMPEEAKQVTLSDEVQIK; via the coding sequence ATGAAAAAAATAAAACTACTTTGGATGGCAATGTTGACACTGATGCTGCCGGCATTGCAATCGTGTGACGATAATGATGGCTATTCATTGGGAGATATAGCGGTAGATTGGGCTACGGTACGTGTGGTCGGTGGCGACACTTATTCGCTGAATGCTGACCGTTGGGGAACTCTTTGGCCGGCTGCAACTGCTATTCCATTTTATAAGCCGATAGACGGGCAACGGGTGATTACTTACTTCAACCCACTTTACGATAATTATGAAGGATATGATCATGCTGTGAAGGTAGAGCATAATTATAATGTCCTGACCAAACAGGTAGAAGATTTGACGGCTGAGAATGAATCGGAATTTGGGAATGATCCGGTTTGGGTTAACAAGGATATGATGTGGATCGGCGGGGGATACCTGAATGTCATTTTCCGTCAGAATTTACCGGTTAAGGAGAAGCATCTTGTCAGTCTGGTTCGTGATATGCGGGCTACAGCTGCTGAAGGAGAGGATGATGGATACATCCATTTGGAACTTCGCTATAAAACATACGATGATGTGACCGCTCGCCAGGCGAATGGTGCCGTATCTTTCAACTTGAATTCATTGGATCTGACCGGTAAGAAAGGCATTAAGGTGAAATTGAATTCCGTAAAGGACGGGGAAACGGAAGTGGTCTTTAACTTAAAGGGTCAGTCAATGCCGGAGGAAGCAAAGCAGGTGACGCTTTCGGATGAAGTGCAAATAAAATAA
- a CDS encoding phosphatidate cytidylyltransferase: MKNNFLQRAITGILFVAIIVGCILYDPLAFGTLFVTVSALTIREFGHLVNQSGEVSINRTITMLGGAYLFLAIMGFCIDAAGSKIFIPYLILIIYLMVSELYLKKKNPVLNWAYSMLSQMYIALPFAMLNVLAFQNDPEASSVSYNPILPLSIFVFLWLNDTGAYCFGSLFGKHRLFERISPKKSWEGSIGGGIVAIASSFVFACYFPIMTWAEWAGLALVVVIFGTWGDLTESLLKRQLQIKDSGSILPGHGGMLDRFDSSLMAIPAGVIYLYALTLL; this comes from the coding sequence TTGAAGAACAACTTTTTACAACGCGCCATAACAGGAATATTATTCGTAGCCATCATAGTGGGTTGTATACTATATGATCCACTGGCTTTCGGCACTCTTTTTGTCACTGTCAGCGCTCTGACTATACGCGAATTCGGACATCTCGTCAACCAATCGGGAGAGGTAAGCATCAACCGGACTATCACCATGTTGGGAGGAGCTTATCTGTTTCTGGCCATTATGGGTTTCTGTATCGACGCTGCCGGTTCTAAAATATTTATTCCTTACCTGATATTAATCATTTATCTGATGGTAAGCGAGTTATATCTCAAAAAGAAGAATCCGGTTTTAAACTGGGCTTACTCCATGCTGAGCCAGATGTACATCGCGCTTCCCTTTGCCATGCTGAATGTGCTTGCTTTCCAGAATGATCCGGAAGCAAGCAGCGTATCATACAATCCGATATTGCCTCTATCCATCTTTGTCTTTTTATGGCTGAATGATACGGGGGCATATTGTTTCGGATCACTTTTCGGCAAACACCGCCTATTTGAACGCATATCACCTAAAAAATCATGGGAAGGTTCCATTGGCGGAGGTATTGTAGCCATTGCCTCTTCATTTGTTTTTGCCTGCTACTTCCCCATCATGACATGGGCAGAATGGGCGGGACTGGCATTGGTAGTTGTCATTTTCGGAACTTGGGGTGACCTGACAGAGTCTCTGCTGAAACGCCAATTGCAGATTAAAGATTCAGGAAGTATTCTACCCGGACATGGAGGTATGCTCGATCGCTTCGACAGTTCACTAATGGCTATACCGGCAGGCGTTATTTACCTATATGCACTGACATTGCTCTAA
- the ftsH gene encoding ATP-dependent zinc metalloprotease FtsH, with protein MDNNSKKPNNKVNMPKFNLNWMYMIIALMLLGLYFANGSSSVSKNISYDEFQQYVRDGYVSKVIGYDDNSVEIYIKPQYVGTVFKQDSTRVGRNPMITTEAPSRENLDNFLQKEKEETHFDGSVSYDKKKDYFSAILWNVLPIVFLIALWIFFMRRMGSGASGGAGGVFNVGKSKAQLFEKGGSIKVTFKDVAGLAEAKQEVEEIVEFLKEPQKYTDLGGKIPKGALLVGPPGTGKTLLAKAVAGEANVPFFSLAGSDFVEMFVGVGASRVRDLFKQAKEKAPCIVFIDEIDAVGRARGKNPAMGGNDERENTLNQLLTEMDGFGSNSGVIILAATNRVDVLDKALLRAGRFDRQIHVDLPDLNERKEVFGVHLRPIKIDDTVDVDLLARQTPGFSGADIANVCNEAALIAARHGKKFVGKQDFLDAVDRIIGGLEKKTKITTEAERRSIALHEAGHASISWLLEYANPLIKVTIVPRGRALGAAWYLPEERQITTKEQMLDEMCATLGGRAAEDLFIGRVSSGAANDLERVTKQAYGMIAYLGMSEKLPNLCYYNNDEYSFQRPYSEKTAELIDEEVKRMVNEQYERAKQILSEHKEQHNELAQLLIDKEVIFAEDVERIFGKRPWASRSEEIMAANNKQENAVHPADGEDVDTTTPQATESQEGNTQQESAASQN; from the coding sequence ATGGACAATAACAGCAAGAAACCCAACAATAAAGTAAATATGCCCAAGTTCAACCTGAACTGGATGTATATGATTATCGCCCTAATGCTTTTAGGGCTGTATTTCGCTAACGGAAGCAGTTCTGTCAGTAAGAACATCTCTTACGATGAGTTCCAGCAGTACGTACGTGACGGCTATGTAAGTAAAGTGATCGGTTATGATGATAATTCGGTTGAGATTTATATCAAACCCCAGTACGTAGGAACCGTATTCAAACAAGATTCCACCCGTGTAGGCCGGAATCCGATGATCACTACGGAAGCCCCTTCACGCGAGAACCTGGATAACTTTCTACAAAAAGAAAAAGAGGAGACGCACTTTGACGGTTCTGTCAGCTATGATAAGAAAAAAGACTATTTCAGTGCAATACTTTGGAATGTACTGCCGATTGTCTTCCTGATTGCTTTATGGATATTCTTCATGCGACGCATGGGCAGTGGTGCCAGCGGAGGTGCAGGCGGAGTATTCAATGTAGGAAAGTCGAAAGCCCAGCTTTTTGAAAAAGGCGGTTCCATCAAAGTAACTTTCAAAGATGTAGCCGGACTGGCAGAAGCCAAACAAGAAGTAGAAGAAATTGTGGAATTCCTGAAAGAACCCCAGAAATATACTGACCTGGGAGGTAAAATTCCTAAAGGCGCTCTATTGGTGGGCCCTCCGGGAACAGGTAAAACGTTGCTTGCGAAAGCTGTGGCCGGTGAAGCCAATGTACCTTTCTTCTCTTTGGCCGGTTCCGATTTCGTTGAAATGTTTGTCGGTGTAGGTGCATCCCGTGTACGCGACCTCTTCAAACAAGCTAAAGAGAAAGCTCCTTGTATCGTTTTCATCGACGAGATTGATGCTGTAGGACGTGCTCGCGGTAAGAATCCTGCAATGGGCGGAAATGATGAACGTGAAAATACGTTGAACCAGTTGCTGACGGAAATGGATGGTTTCGGCTCAAATAGCGGTGTTATTATCCTGGCAGCCACCAACCGTGTGGATGTACTAGACAAGGCATTGCTCCGTGCCGGACGTTTCGACCGACAAATCCATGTAGATTTACCTGATCTGAACGAACGTAAAGAAGTATTTGGCGTACACTTGCGCCCCATCAAAATAGACGATACGGTAGATGTAGACTTACTGGCACGCCAGACACCCGGATTTTCGGGTGCAGACATTGCCAATGTATGTAATGAAGCTGCTCTGATCGCCGCGCGTCACGGAAAGAAATTCGTAGGCAAGCAAGACTTTCTGGACGCAGTAGACCGTATTATTGGCGGACTTGAAAAGAAAACAAAGATTACTACGGAAGCCGAACGTCGGTCTATTGCCCTGCACGAGGCCGGACACGCCAGCATTTCCTGGTTATTGGAATATGCCAATCCATTGATTAAGGTAACTATCGTCCCCCGCGGACGGGCCTTGGGCGCTGCCTGGTATCTGCCGGAAGAAAGACAGATCACGACTAAAGAGCAAATGCTCGACGAGATGTGTGCTACTTTGGGCGGGCGTGCTGCTGAAGACCTTTTCATCGGCCGTGTATCAAGCGGAGCTGCTAACGATCTTGAGCGCGTAACCAAACAGGCGTATGGCATGATCGCATATTTGGGCATGAGTGAAAAGCTACCCAATTTATGCTATTATAATAATGATGAGTATTCATTCCAGCGTCCATATAGTGAAAAAACTGCCGAACTGATTGACGAAGAGGTCAAAAGAATGGTAAACGAACAGTATGAACGTGCCAAACAGATTCTCTCGGAACACAAAGAGCAACACAACGAATTGGCACAGCTACTGATCGATAAAGAAGTCATCTTTGCTGAGGATGTAGAACGTATCTTTGGAAAACGTCCTTGGGCTTCTCGTTCGGAGGAAATCATGGCAGCTAATAACAAACAAGAAAACGCCGTTCATCCTGCAGATGGAGAAGATGTAGACACAACTACTCCGCAAGCAACAGAGTCTCAAGAGGGCAATACGCAACAAGAGTCAGCGGCATCACAAAACTAA
- the rsfS gene encoding ribosome silencing factor — MNETKVLIEKITEGIQEKKGKNIVIADLTNIDDTICKYFVICQGNSPSQVIAIVDSIKEFTRKGAGTKPSAIDGQRNAEWVAMDFSDVLVHVFLPEARNFYNLEHLWADAKLTTIPDID, encoded by the coding sequence ATGAACGAAACGAAAGTATTAATAGAAAAGATAACCGAAGGTATACAAGAAAAAAAAGGTAAAAACATTGTCATAGCAGACCTGACAAACATAGACGACACGATATGCAAATACTTTGTAATCTGTCAGGGGAACTCTCCCAGCCAGGTCATTGCCATTGTAGATTCCATAAAAGAATTTACCCGCAAAGGTGCCGGCACCAAACCCTCTGCCATCGACGGACAGCGAAATGCAGAATGGGTAGCTATGGACTTTTCAGATGTATTAGTACATGTATTCCTACCGGAAGCCAGAAACTTTTATAATTTGGAGCACCTGTGGGCAGATGCCAAGTTAACTACAATTCCCGACATTGATTAA
- a CDS encoding DUF349 domain-containing protein produces MMDSHDTNQPLKQGELEEEKKAVEVSEEITETPAEETIVEKPTENASKLSTKEEVLLRLKEVAQDAENANKQELDGLKQTFYKIHNAEIEAAKKTFVENGGAEEEFIAQPSGVEEEFKSLMAAIKEKRSALAAEIEKQKEENLQVKLSIIEELKELVESPDDANKSYNEFKKLQQQWNEVKLVPQAKVNELWKNYQLHVEKFYDILKLNNEFREYDFKKNLEIKTHLCEAAEKLADEQDVVSAFHQLQKLHQEFRDTGPVAKELRDEIWNRFKAASTAVNRRHQQHFEALKETEQHNLDQKTVICEIVEAIEFDQLKTFAAWETKTQEVIALQNKWKTIGFAPQKMNVKIFERFRKACDEFFKKKGEFFKLLKEGMNANLEKKKALCEKAESLKDSTEWKETAEILTKLQKEWKTIGPVSKKYSDAVWKRFITACDYFFEQKGKATSSQRSVEQENLEKKKAIIARLTAIDETTDADEASKEVRELMKEWNGIGHVPFKEKDRLYKQYHGLIDQLFDRFNISASNKKLSNFKSSIGNIQSGGSQSLYREREKLVRTYENMKNELQTYENNLGFLTTSSKKGNSLLTEINRKVEKLKSDLELVLQKIKVIDESIKEE; encoded by the coding sequence ATGATGGACTCTCATGACACTAACCAACCTTTGAAACAAGGGGAATTAGAAGAAGAAAAAAAAGCAGTTGAGGTTTCTGAAGAAATTACAGAAACTCCGGCTGAAGAAACTATTGTGGAAAAACCGACAGAAAATGCTTCGAAACTAAGCACTAAAGAAGAGGTGCTGCTCCGGTTAAAAGAAGTTGCCCAAGATGCTGAAAATGCAAACAAGCAGGAACTGGATGGTTTAAAGCAAACTTTCTATAAAATTCATAATGCCGAAATCGAGGCTGCGAAAAAAACGTTCGTAGAGAATGGTGGTGCCGAAGAAGAATTTATTGCTCAGCCCAGTGGCGTGGAAGAAGAATTCAAAAGTTTGATGGCAGCTATTAAAGAAAAAAGAAGTGCCTTGGCAGCTGAGATTGAAAAGCAAAAGGAAGAAAATCTACAAGTTAAACTATCGATTATCGAAGAGTTGAAAGAGTTAGTGGAATCACCCGATGACGCCAACAAATCCTACAACGAATTTAAAAAGCTACAGCAGCAGTGGAACGAAGTGAAATTGGTGCCACAAGCTAAAGTGAACGAGTTATGGAAGAACTACCAGTTGCATGTTGAAAAGTTCTATGATATATTAAAACTGAATAATGAATTCAGAGAATACGACTTCAAAAAAAACCTGGAGATTAAAACACATCTCTGTGAAGCTGCCGAAAAGTTGGCCGATGAACAAGATGTAGTCTCCGCTTTCCATCAATTACAGAAACTACATCAGGAGTTCCGTGACACCGGTCCTGTCGCCAAAGAATTACGTGACGAAATATGGAATCGCTTTAAAGCCGCTTCTACAGCCGTCAACCGTCGCCATCAGCAGCATTTCGAAGCTCTAAAAGAGACTGAACAACATAATTTGGATCAGAAAACAGTTATCTGTGAAATAGTAGAAGCTATTGAGTTTGACCAATTGAAAACATTTGCGGCATGGGAAACCAAGACACAAGAGGTGATCGCCCTGCAAAACAAATGGAAAACAATTGGTTTTGCTCCGCAGAAAATGAACGTGAAAATCTTTGAGCGTTTCCGTAAAGCTTGTGACGAATTCTTTAAAAAGAAAGGAGAATTCTTCAAGTTGCTGAAAGAAGGTATGAATGCTAATCTGGAAAAGAAAAAGGCATTGTGCGAAAAAGCAGAATCTCTGAAAGATAGTACAGAATGGAAAGAAACGGCTGAAATCTTAACCAAGCTCCAAAAGGAATGGAAAACAATTGGCCCTGTTTCTAAAAAATACTCGGACGCTGTTTGGAAACGTTTCATTACTGCATGTGATTACTTCTTTGAGCAAAAAGGCAAGGCCACTTCTTCTCAACGTTCTGTAGAACAAGAGAATCTAGAAAAGAAGAAGGCAATCATTGCCCGCTTAACTGCTATTGACGAAACGACGGATGCCGATGAAGCAAGCAAAGAGGTTCGTGAATTGATGAAAGAATGGAATGGTATCGGACATGTACCGTTTAAAGAGAAAGACAGGCTTTATAAACAATATCACGGTTTGATTGACCAACTTTTCGATCGATTTAATATCAGTGCATCGAACAAGAAACTGAGTAATTTCAAATCTTCTATCGGCAATATTCAAAGTGGAGGCTCCCAGTCACTCTACCGTGAACGTGAGAAATTAGTCCGTACATACGAAAACATGAAAAATGAACTCCAAACTTATGAAAATAATTTGGGCTTCCTGACTACCTCTTCTAAGAAAGGAAATAGTCTTTTGACAGAAATCAACCGCAAGGTGGAAAAATTAAAATCCGACTTAGAATTAGTATTGCAGAAAATAAAAGTAATCGATGAATCAATCAAAGAAGAATAA
- the mgtE gene encoding magnesium transporter, protein MNEEYIDNVKELIEEKDADKVKELLIDLHPADIAELCNELNPEEARFVYRLLDNETAADVLVEMDEDVRKEFLDILPSETIAKRFVDYMDTDDAVDLMRELDEDKQEEILSHIEDIEQAGDIVDLLKYDENTAGGLMGTEMVTVNENWSMPECLKEMRQQAEELDDIYYVYVIDDDERLRGIFPLKKMITSPSVSKVKHVMQKDPISVHVDTPIDEVAQIIEKYDLVAIPVLDSIGRLVGQITVDDVMDEVREQSERDYQLASGLSQDVETDDNVLRQTTARLPWLLIGMIGGIGNSMILGNFDSTFAAHPEMALYIPLIGGTGGNVGTQSSALVVQGLANSSLDAKNTFKQVSKEAVVALINATIISLLVYTYNFIRFGATATVTYSVSISLFSVVMFASIFGTLVPMTLEKMKIDPAIATGPFIAITNDIIGMMMYMGITVLLS, encoded by the coding sequence ATGAACGAAGAATACATTGACAACGTAAAAGAACTTATCGAAGAAAAAGATGCCGATAAGGTAAAAGAGCTTCTTATCGACCTACACCCTGCTGACATAGCGGAATTGTGTAACGAGTTGAACCCGGAAGAAGCCCGCTTCGTCTACCGATTACTTGATAATGAAACAGCTGCGGATGTACTTGTCGAAATGGATGAAGACGTTCGTAAAGAGTTTCTCGACATCCTGCCATCAGAAACTATTGCCAAACGCTTCGTTGACTATATGGATACGGACGACGCAGTAGACCTGATGCGTGAACTGGATGAGGATAAACAGGAAGAAATACTTTCGCACATTGAAGACATCGAGCAGGCAGGAGACATTGTCGACCTGCTGAAGTATGATGAAAATACTGCCGGTGGTTTGATGGGTACGGAAATGGTAACCGTCAACGAAAACTGGAGTATGCCCGAATGTCTGAAAGAGATGCGCCAACAAGCCGAAGAACTCGACGATATCTACTATGTATATGTAATAGATGATGATGAACGCCTTCGCGGAATATTTCCACTGAAAAAGATGATCACATCTCCCTCTGTATCTAAAGTAAAACATGTAATGCAGAAGGATCCTATCTCAGTACACGTAGACACCCCTATCGATGAAGTGGCACAAATTATTGAGAAATATGACTTGGTTGCCATTCCTGTTCTTGACAGTATAGGCCGACTAGTAGGACAAATCACCGTAGATGACGTCATGGACGAAGTTCGTGAACAATCAGAACGTGACTACCAGTTAGCATCCGGTCTTTCTCAAGATGTAGAAACAGACGATAATGTACTCCGCCAGACTACTGCCCGCTTACCTTGGTTGTTAATCGGTATGATTGGAGGTATTGGCAACTCTATGATATTGGGGAACTTTGATTCCACTTTTGCCGCGCATCCCGAAATGGCCCTTTACATTCCATTGATTGGTGGTACAGGCGGAAACGTAGGAACTCAATCGTCAGCTCTCGTCGTACAAGGCTTGGCCAACAGTTCCCTTGACGCCAAAAATACTTTCAAGCAAGTCAGCAAAGAAGCCGTAGTTGCCTTGATCAATGCTACGATCATCTCTTTATTGGTATATACCTATAATTTTATCCGCTTCGGAGCAACCGCCACAGTCACTTATTCGGTATCCATCAGTCTGTTCTCAGTAGTGATGTTTGCCTCCATCTTCGGTACTTTGGTTCCAATGACACTCGAAAAGATGAAAATAGATCCGGCCATAGCTACAGGACCGTTTATTGCCATTACGAACGATATCATCGGCATGATGATGTATATGGGGATTACGGTGTTATTATCGTAA
- the rsmA gene encoding 16S rRNA (adenine(1518)-N(6)/adenine(1519)-N(6))-dimethyltransferase RsmA codes for MKLVKPKKFLGQHFLKDLKVAQDIADTVDTFPDLPILEVGPGMGVLTQFLVKKERLVKVVEVDYESVAYLREAYPSLEDNIIEDDFLKMNLQRLFDGHPFVLTGNYPYNISSQIFFKMLDNKDLIPCCTGMIQKEVAERIAAGPGSKTYGILSVLIQAWYRVEYLFTVNEQVFNPPPKVKSAVIRMTRNETQELGCDPKLFKQIVKTTFNQRRKTLRNSIKPILGKDCPLTEDALFNKRPEQLSVQEFIHLTNQVEQALKVPIEPVSQIENP; via the coding sequence ATGAAATTAGTAAAGCCTAAAAAGTTTCTCGGACAACATTTCCTGAAAGACCTGAAAGTGGCACAGGACATTGCCGATACAGTAGATACATTCCCCGATTTGCCAATTTTGGAAGTCGGACCGGGAATGGGTGTGCTCACTCAGTTTCTTGTTAAGAAAGAACGGTTGGTAAAAGTTGTAGAGGTAGACTACGAATCAGTAGCCTATTTGCGAGAGGCCTATCCGTCATTGGAAGATAACATCATCGAGGATGACTTCCTGAAAATGAACTTACAACGTTTGTTCGACGGACATCCTTTCGTCTTAACTGGAAACTACCCTTACAACATATCCAGCCAAATTTTCTTCAAAATGCTGGATAACAAGGATCTGATCCCCTGCTGTACTGGAATGATTCAAAAAGAAGTAGCCGAACGCATCGCCGCCGGACCGGGTAGTAAAACGTATGGTATACTCAGCGTTCTGATACAGGCCTGGTATCGGGTAGAATATCTGTTTACAGTAAATGAACAGGTGTTCAATCCACCTCCCAAAGTGAAAAGCGCAGTCATACGAATGACACGCAACGAGACACAAGAGCTCGGTTGTGACCCCAAGCTATTTAAACAAATTGTAAAAACAACTTTCAACCAGCGTCGAAAGACATTACGAAATTCAATCAAACCGATTTTAGGTAAAGATTGCCCGTTGACAGAAGACGCCCTGTTTAATAAACGACCGGAACAACTGTCGGTGCAAGAGTTTATCCACCTGACAAATCAGGTGGAACAAGCACTAAAAGTTCCGATAGAACCAGTTTCTCAGATAGAAAATCCATAA